One genomic segment of Pempheris klunzingeri isolate RE-2024b chromosome 21, fPemKlu1.hap1, whole genome shotgun sequence includes these proteins:
- the snx16 gene encoding sorting nexin-16 isoform X2, with the protein MASPFVPVPVPMDRALSGGSSKLRRPQRASSLGSVSSSLESSIIREDQGRGCGLLTSQRQSRCMGRGNRSRTPPPPQSPGARARVNGTLEPFIEYSGCPRSSSDPAGSQQGEERPITPTVLGYEVMEERAKFTVFKVLVRKTPDESWVVFRRYTDFSRLNDKLKEMFPGFRLSLPPKRWFKDNYDSDFLEDRQLGLQAFLQNLVAHKDIANCLAVREFLCLDDPPGPFDSLEESRAFCETLEESNYRLQKELLEKQKEIASLKRRLEEREQAITLLEKHINGECVSPESLCGLSAQGSESSSADADVESSAAEADQDMPDDTGSAAPI; encoded by the exons ATGGCATCACCCTTCGTGCCCGTCCCTGTGCCCATGGACAGAGCCTTGTCAGGAGGTAGCAGCAAGCTCAGACGGCCACAGCGAGCTTCATCACTAGGCAGCGTCTCCAGCAGCTTGGAGTCCTCCATCATCAGGGAGGACCAAGGAAGAGGATGTGGATTATTAACTTCTCAGCGCCAGTCCCGTTGCATGGGCAGAGGCAATCGGAGCAGGACACCACCGCCCCCTCAGAGCCCTGGGGCACGGGCCAGGGTTAATGGGACTCTGGAGCCCTTCATAGAGTACTCCGGCTGCCCCCGCTCCTCATCAGATCCTGCCGGGAGCCAGCAAGGCGAGGAGAGGCCTATTACCCCCACTGTGCTTGGTTATGAGGTCATGGAGGAGAGGGCCAAGTTCACG GTATTTAAGGTCCTGGTCAGGAAGACTCCAGACGAGAGCTGGGTTGTTTTTAGAAGGTACACAGACTTCTCCAGACTCAACGACAag CTGAAGGAGATGTTCCCAGGTTTCCGCCTCTCGCTGCCTCCTAAGCGGTGGTTCAAAGACAACTATGACAGCGACTTCCTGGAAGACAGACAGTTGGGACTACAGGCCTTTTTGCAAAACCTGGTTGCACATAAGGACATTGCCAACTG CCTGGCAGTGAGAGAGTTTCTGTGTCTGGATGACCCACCTGGGCCTTTTGATAGTCTGGAGGAGAGCAGA GCGTTCTGCGAGACCCTGGAGGAGAGCAACTATCGTCTCCAGAAGGAGCTGCTAGAGAAGCAGAAAGAGATTGCCTCCCTGAagaggaggctggaggagagggagcaggccATCACGCTTCTGGAGAAGCATATCAA tggtgagtgtgtgagccCAGAGTCTCTGTGTGGTTTGTCAGCTCAGGGCAGTGAGAGCAGCAGCGCAGATGCAGACGTGGAGTCATCTGCTGCAGAAGCTGATCAAGACATGCCTGATGACACTgg CAGTGCTGCCCCAATTTGA
- the snx16 gene encoding sorting nexin-16 isoform X1 produces MASPFVPVPVPMDRALSGGSSKLRRPQRASSLGSVSSSLESSIIREDQGRGCGLLTSQRQSRCMGRGNRSRTPPPPQSPGARARVNGTLEPFIEYSGCPRSSSDPAGSQQGEERPITPTVLGYEVMEERAKFTVFKVLVRKTPDESWVVFRRYTDFSRLNDKLKEMFPGFRLSLPPKRWFKDNYDSDFLEDRQLGLQAFLQNLVAHKDIANCLAVREFLCLDDPPGPFDSLEESRAFCETLEESNYRLQKELLEKQKEIASLKRRLEEREQAITLLEKHINGECVSPESLCGLSAQGSESSSADADVESSAAEADQDMPDDTGGRCEVQPVRSSACWCGPSLSTSPPVIQVTQLYHQKLEQ; encoded by the exons ATGGCATCACCCTTCGTGCCCGTCCCTGTGCCCATGGACAGAGCCTTGTCAGGAGGTAGCAGCAAGCTCAGACGGCCACAGCGAGCTTCATCACTAGGCAGCGTCTCCAGCAGCTTGGAGTCCTCCATCATCAGGGAGGACCAAGGAAGAGGATGTGGATTATTAACTTCTCAGCGCCAGTCCCGTTGCATGGGCAGAGGCAATCGGAGCAGGACACCACCGCCCCCTCAGAGCCCTGGGGCACGGGCCAGGGTTAATGGGACTCTGGAGCCCTTCATAGAGTACTCCGGCTGCCCCCGCTCCTCATCAGATCCTGCCGGGAGCCAGCAAGGCGAGGAGAGGCCTATTACCCCCACTGTGCTTGGTTATGAGGTCATGGAGGAGAGGGCCAAGTTCACG GTATTTAAGGTCCTGGTCAGGAAGACTCCAGACGAGAGCTGGGTTGTTTTTAGAAGGTACACAGACTTCTCCAGACTCAACGACAag CTGAAGGAGATGTTCCCAGGTTTCCGCCTCTCGCTGCCTCCTAAGCGGTGGTTCAAAGACAACTATGACAGCGACTTCCTGGAAGACAGACAGTTGGGACTACAGGCCTTTTTGCAAAACCTGGTTGCACATAAGGACATTGCCAACTG CCTGGCAGTGAGAGAGTTTCTGTGTCTGGATGACCCACCTGGGCCTTTTGATAGTCTGGAGGAGAGCAGA GCGTTCTGCGAGACCCTGGAGGAGAGCAACTATCGTCTCCAGAAGGAGCTGCTAGAGAAGCAGAAAGAGATTGCCTCCCTGAagaggaggctggaggagagggagcaggccATCACGCTTCTGGAGAAGCATATCAA tggtgagtgtgtgagccCAGAGTCTCTGTGTGGTTTGTCAGCTCAGGGCAGTGAGAGCAGCAGCGCAGATGCAGACGTGGAGTCATCTGCTGCAGAAGCTGATCAAGACATGCCTGATGACACTgg TGGCCGATGTGAGGTCCAGCCAGTGCGATCCTCTGCCTGCTGGTGTGGGCCGTCGCTCAGTACCTCTCCTCCGGTCATCCAGGTCACTCAGCTTTACCACCAGAAGTTGGAGCAGTGA
- the snx16 gene encoding sorting nexin-16 isoform X3, producing the protein MASPFVPVPVPMDRALSGGSSKLRRPQRASSLGSVSSSLESSIIREDQGRGCGLLTSQRQSRCMGRGNRSRTPPPPQSPGARARVNGTLEPFIEYSGCPRSSSDPAGSQQGEERPITPTVLGYEVMEERAKFTVFKVLVRKTPDESWVVFRRYTDFSRLNDKLKEMFPGFRLSLPPKRWFKDNYDSDFLEDRQLGLQAFLQNLVAHKDIANCLAVREFLCLDDPPGPFDSLEESRAFCETLEESNYRLQKELLEKQKEIASLKRRLEEREQAITLLEKHINGECVSPESLCGLSAQGSESSSADADVESSAAEADQDMPDDTGAAPI; encoded by the exons ATGGCATCACCCTTCGTGCCCGTCCCTGTGCCCATGGACAGAGCCTTGTCAGGAGGTAGCAGCAAGCTCAGACGGCCACAGCGAGCTTCATCACTAGGCAGCGTCTCCAGCAGCTTGGAGTCCTCCATCATCAGGGAGGACCAAGGAAGAGGATGTGGATTATTAACTTCTCAGCGCCAGTCCCGTTGCATGGGCAGAGGCAATCGGAGCAGGACACCACCGCCCCCTCAGAGCCCTGGGGCACGGGCCAGGGTTAATGGGACTCTGGAGCCCTTCATAGAGTACTCCGGCTGCCCCCGCTCCTCATCAGATCCTGCCGGGAGCCAGCAAGGCGAGGAGAGGCCTATTACCCCCACTGTGCTTGGTTATGAGGTCATGGAGGAGAGGGCCAAGTTCACG GTATTTAAGGTCCTGGTCAGGAAGACTCCAGACGAGAGCTGGGTTGTTTTTAGAAGGTACACAGACTTCTCCAGACTCAACGACAag CTGAAGGAGATGTTCCCAGGTTTCCGCCTCTCGCTGCCTCCTAAGCGGTGGTTCAAAGACAACTATGACAGCGACTTCCTGGAAGACAGACAGTTGGGACTACAGGCCTTTTTGCAAAACCTGGTTGCACATAAGGACATTGCCAACTG CCTGGCAGTGAGAGAGTTTCTGTGTCTGGATGACCCACCTGGGCCTTTTGATAGTCTGGAGGAGAGCAGA GCGTTCTGCGAGACCCTGGAGGAGAGCAACTATCGTCTCCAGAAGGAGCTGCTAGAGAAGCAGAAAGAGATTGCCTCCCTGAagaggaggctggaggagagggagcaggccATCACGCTTCTGGAGAAGCATATCAA tggtgagtgtgtgagccCAGAGTCTCTGTGTGGTTTGTCAGCTCAGGGCAGTGAGAGCAGCAGCGCAGATGCAGACGTGGAGTCATCTGCTGCAGAAGCTGATCAAGACATGCCTGATGACACTgg TGCTGCCCCAATTTGA